The genomic interval CGTCGCGCCCATGGCAAGGCCCACGATCATGACCGTGAGCATGTGCATGACCTGACTGCCGATGGACACGGCCGTCGTGCTGGCCACGCCCTCGTACTGGCCGATGATGAACAGGTCGGCCATGCCGTAGAGCGTTTGCAGGAAGTACGAGAGCAGATACGGCAGCGAAAAGCGCACAATGTTGCCAAAGACGCTGCCGGTCGTGAGATTTTTCTCCATGGCGTTTGCCCCTTTGCGTGGAATACCGTCATTGTAAACTCTACAACGGTTGTAGAGTCAAGGTTTTGTTTTGCCCCGGCGCGGATGTTTTTCGCGCCGGGGCTGCATTTTTCAGAACGTCAGGCGCATCTGATACCAGACGACGCCGCCGTGGGTAGAGCTCGACACGCCCTCGCTCACGAAGCCGAACTTCGCGTAGTAGTGCACGAGCCGGTCCTTGCACGTGAGCACGAGGCCGCGGCGGCCCTGCGCGCGCGCGTCGGCGATGGCGCGCTCGATGAGCTGTCCCGCATAGCCGTGCCGGCGGTAGTCTGGCAGCGTGTTCACGCCGAAGATCATCTGCCACGCGCCGTGCGCGTCGTGCAGCGCGGCGTCCGCGTAGAGGTCGTCCGTGAGGTCGGTGCGGTCCGTGACCATGCCGTCCACGAACGCGATGAGCGTGCCGCCGTCAAACATCAGCCAGAAGTGGTCGCCATAGTGCGCCAGCCGGCCTGCGAGCTCCTCCCGCGTCGCGGCCTCCGCCGCCGGGAAGCACGCTGCCTCCACCGCCGCCACGGCGTCGAGGTCGGCGAGGGTCGCCGTGCGAATCATCCTAGTATCCATCGTTATGCCTCCGTTTCGTCCAGCAGCAGCGCCGCCAGCTCCGCCACCGTGCGGCAGTAGTGCGGGCAGATGCACTGCATCGTTTCGATGATGTGCGGCACGGTGTGCGTCCACCCCGCCGCGATGAAGTCCACGCCCGCGCGGTCAGCCATGTCCTTGCCGGGCTTGAGATCGTCGATGACCACGAGCTGCTCCGGCCGCAGGCCGAGCTCCCGCTCGATCTGGTAGATGGGCCACGGCGCGGGCTTGCGCCGCTCGGGGTCTGAATCCCAGCCGTAGATGCGCTCCGGCGTGGGCAGGTCGTGCGCGCGGTAGTCGCGCAGGATGTTTTCCGGCACGGAGTGGCTCACGACACAGATATGCCCGCCCGCGGCGTGAAACCGCTGCAGCAGGTCGCGCATACCGGGGAACGTGTCGGGCACGTGCGTGCGCACATAATCCAGCCACGTCTGGTACTG from Clostridiales bacterium carries:
- a CDS encoding GNAT family N-acetyltransferase, which codes for MDTRMIRTATLADLDAVAAVEAACFPAAEAATREELAGRLAHYGDHFWLMFDGGTLIAFVDGMVTDRTDLTDDLYADAALHDAHGAWQMIFGVNTLPDYRRHGYAGQLIERAIADARAQGRRGLVLTCKDRLVHYYAKFGFVSEGVSSSTHGGVVWYQMRLTF
- a CDS encoding HAD hydrolase-like protein → MRYQCLVLDHDDTVVNSTATINYPAFVQTLQKLRPDVHMTLDDFFSYSFEPGFGALCSDILGFSDAEMDIQYQTWLDYVRTHVPDTFPGMRDLLQRFHAAGGHICVVSHSVPENILRDYRAHDLPTPERIYGWDSDPERRKPAPWPIYQIERELGLRPEQLVVIDDLKPGKDMADRAGVDFIAAGWTHTVPHIIETMQCICPHYCRTVAELAALLLDETEA